The following are encoded together in the Capsulimonas corticalis genome:
- a CDS encoding FixH family protein, translating to MTNYRFLLRAAGVLVLAGCAKPPSPAPSTIPAAATSSSPISLTISPTPIRQLDSSVFTVTANDGQGKPLGGAAVTVNLTMPSMEMPKNEIVCQETKPGEYTGKGRFTMSGDWRAHVTVKSAGRMREQNVPLTVK from the coding sequence ATGACGAATTATCGATTTCTTCTCCGCGCCGCCGGCGTCCTCGTTCTCGCCGGCTGCGCCAAGCCGCCTTCCCCTGCCCCGTCGACAATACCCGCCGCCGCGACAAGCAGTTCGCCGATCAGCCTCACCATTTCTCCCACGCCGATACGACAATTGGACAGCTCTGTTTTTACCGTCACAGCCAATGACGGCCAGGGCAAACCTTTGGGCGGCGCGGCCGTCACGGTGAATCTGACCATGCCGTCGATGGAGATGCCGAAAAACGAGATCGTCTGCCAGGAGACAAAGCCCGGCGAGTACACCGGCAAAGGGCGTTTTACGATGTCCGGCGACTGGCGGGCGCATGTGACGGTCAAAAGCGCCGGCCGAATGCGCGAGCAAAACGTTCCGCTGACGGTAAAATAA
- a CDS encoding ATP-binding protein codes for MMNRRKTIWDWQTIVLTVIGVLVATLGVSVLYGWYTHNTRLLQVLPSFTPMVYSTALCFACCGMALLGLMFERVRKIVVPAAVFSGAAGLAMLAEYFFHIDLGVDQLFMPAYTKVASAHPGRMAFATACCFSMISVCLLLLRSHKRGRAGVMLSGGLSALVTGIGVVSFCGYLTGVTSFYAWGDLTRMAVHTSLGFVALGSGLCLYAWREEAKRGVTPAWPPIFVGLGIATAALCLYQALIVEQRQQVERMSLLEAINIRYEITSQLQVRTDALLLLSRRWAKQGSVSNEEWDSIAGLYTQQHSGYQAIERVDRDYVIRRAFPLKGNERVINMDLKRQDGRAALLDAARDRPDFSISPVRSLKQGGKGFLIDIPLRFQGRFDGFATGVFRMNDILETALSNDITRGYSVSIFDGDKEVYQRNQSAHAPIAPEFREARLQFHGADWRVRAWPHSNYLTRTEIWAPIIALWTGLVMAAVCAVAVGLGQAARRQSQKLSEMNDALTQEVSERERALEAMRSSENKLSSVTETAAEAIVVTDRDGVLVSWNKGAQMIFGLTPEEAIARPLTRLTPDRFHAALGGDMERLLADVETHGTGNTVELVGLRGGGEEFPLELSLSSWTSGDEVFFTGIMRDMTERKQDEEALRLARDAALASARAKSEFLANMSHEIRTPMNGVLGMTGLLLDTPLTTEQHDYADTIQGSAESLLTIINDILDFSKIEAGKMVIDPTNMRFGDIVAEVVDLLAPRARDAGLSLDYRIAPEARGDYWGDAMRIRQVLTNFVGNSLKFTSEGGVAIEVIETERAGINARLRVVVRDTGIGIPADRLEAVFESFTQAEGGTSRRFGGAGLGLTICRQLAELMGGRVGVDSVVGSGSSFWMELPLERREAASAPSAPAIAPAPAAQALGLRVLLAEDNPVNQKLALKLMEKWGCRADAVTDGRSAVEAWTSGSFDVVLMDVQMPELDGLQATRLIRQFENGTLRRTPIIAMTANAMEGDRDLCLEAGMDDYLSKPIKPNVLYEVLAGLKKETALEAA; via the coding sequence ATGATGAATCGACGGAAGACAATTTGGGACTGGCAGACAATCGTGCTGACGGTCATCGGCGTTTTGGTGGCGACGCTGGGCGTTTCGGTTCTTTACGGTTGGTATACGCATAACACTCGGCTGCTTCAGGTTCTGCCCTCATTCACGCCGATGGTGTACAGTACGGCGCTTTGTTTTGCGTGTTGTGGGATGGCGCTGCTGGGACTGATGTTTGAGCGGGTCCGAAAGATCGTTGTTCCCGCCGCCGTATTTTCCGGCGCCGCCGGCTTGGCGATGCTTGCCGAGTATTTCTTCCATATCGATCTTGGCGTTGACCAGTTATTCATGCCCGCTTACACGAAGGTCGCGAGCGCCCATCCCGGACGTATGGCGTTCGCCACCGCGTGTTGCTTTTCCATGATCTCGGTATGTCTGCTGCTGCTACGCTCGCACAAACGAGGCCGCGCGGGTGTGATGCTGTCGGGAGGATTGAGCGCCCTGGTGACAGGGATCGGAGTTGTGTCGTTTTGCGGCTATCTGACCGGAGTGACAAGCTTTTACGCTTGGGGCGACCTAACGCGCATGGCCGTGCATACATCGTTGGGTTTTGTGGCGCTCGGCTCCGGACTCTGTCTATACGCATGGCGGGAGGAGGCGAAGCGCGGCGTGACGCCGGCGTGGCCCCCCATTTTCGTTGGCTTGGGCATCGCGACCGCCGCGCTCTGTCTCTATCAAGCATTAATCGTTGAGCAGCGCCAGCAGGTCGAGCGGATGAGCCTTTTAGAGGCAATTAATATCCGCTATGAAATCACGTCGCAGCTGCAAGTGCGCACCGATGCGCTGCTGCTGCTGTCCCGCCGCTGGGCAAAGCAAGGTTCCGTATCGAACGAAGAGTGGGACAGCATCGCCGGTCTTTACACACAGCAGCATTCCGGATATCAGGCGATCGAACGCGTTGATCGGGACTATGTGATTCGGCGCGCATTTCCTCTCAAAGGCAATGAACGCGTCATCAACATGGATTTGAAGAGACAGGACGGAAGGGCGGCGCTTTTGGACGCGGCCCGCGACCGTCCCGATTTCTCGATCTCGCCCGTGCGGAGTTTGAAACAAGGCGGCAAAGGCTTTCTGATCGATATTCCGCTTCGCTTTCAGGGACGTTTTGATGGGTTCGCCACCGGTGTCTTCCGCATGAACGATATCCTGGAGACGGCCCTGAGCAACGATATCACTCGTGGATATTCGGTTTCGATCTTTGATGGCGATAAAGAGGTATACCAGCGCAATCAGAGCGCGCATGCGCCGATCGCGCCGGAATTCCGGGAAGCGCGCCTGCAGTTTCATGGCGCCGACTGGCGGGTGCGAGCCTGGCCGCACTCGAATTATCTGACGCGCACGGAAATCTGGGCGCCGATCATCGCTCTCTGGACGGGATTAGTCATGGCGGCGGTTTGCGCGGTCGCCGTGGGCCTTGGGCAGGCCGCGCGCCGGCAATCCCAGAAACTGTCCGAGATGAACGATGCCCTGACGCAGGAAGTCTCCGAGCGGGAGCGCGCTCTGGAAGCGATGCGGTCGTCGGAAAATAAGCTGTCTTCGGTCACGGAGACGGCCGCCGAGGCGATCGTGGTCACCGACCGGGATGGGGTTTTGGTGTCCTGGAACAAAGGCGCGCAGATGATCTTCGGGCTGACGCCGGAGGAAGCGATCGCACGGCCGCTGACCCGGCTGACGCCGGATCGCTTTCACGCGGCGCTCGGCGGCGATATGGAGCGTTTGCTGGCGGACGTCGAGACACATGGGACCGGCAATACCGTGGAGCTCGTGGGACTGCGCGGCGGGGGCGAGGAGTTTCCCCTGGAGCTCTCCCTGTCGTCGTGGACATCGGGGGATGAGGTCTTCTTCACCGGGATCATGCGCGATATGACGGAGCGCAAGCAGGACGAAGAGGCGCTGCGGCTGGCGCGGGATGCGGCCCTGGCGTCCGCGCGCGCCAAATCCGAGTTCCTCGCCAATATGAGCCATGAGATCCGCACCCCCATGAACGGCGTTCTGGGCATGACCGGCCTTCTGCTGGATACGCCACTCACGACGGAGCAGCATGACTACGCCGATACGATCCAGGGCAGCGCGGAATCGCTGCTGACTATCATCAACGATATCCTGGATTTCTCCAAGATCGAGGCGGGCAAGATGGTCATCGACCCGACGAATATGCGCTTTGGCGACATCGTCGCAGAGGTCGTCGACCTGCTGGCGCCCCGCGCCCGGGACGCGGGCCTTTCGCTGGATTATCGCATCGCGCCGGAAGCGCGAGGCGATTATTGGGGCGACGCCATGAGGATCCGCCAGGTCCTGACCAATTTCGTGGGCAACTCGCTCAAGTTCACCTCCGAGGGCGGCGTGGCGATTGAAGTGATCGAAACCGAACGCGCCGGGATAAACGCCCGGCTGCGCGTGGTCGTGCGCGATACCGGGATCGGCATTCCAGCGGACCGACTGGAGGCCGTCTTTGAAAGCTTCACACAGGCGGAGGGCGGCACGAGCCGCCGTTTTGGCGGCGCGGGGCTTGGACTCACCATCTGCCGGCAGCTCGCGGAGCTGATGGGCGGCCGGGTAGGAGTGGACAGCGTGGTGGGTTCCGGGAGCAGCTTCTGGATGGAGCTTCCATTGGAGCGCCGCGAGGCCGCGAGCGCGCCTTCGGCCCCGGCAATTGCGCCCGCTCCAGCAGCGCAGGCGCTGGGGCTCCGAGTGCTTCTGGCCGAGGACAACCCCGTCAACCAAAAGCTGGCCTTGAAACTGATGGAGAAATGGGGATGCCGCGCCGACGCCGTTACCGACGGCCGATCCGCCGTTGAAGCATGGACCAGCGGATCCTTTGACGTCGTTCTGATGGACGTGCAGATGCCCGAACTCGACGGTCTACAGGCGACGCGCCTGATCCGCCAATTCGAAAACGGAACATTACGGCGCACTCCCATCATCGCCATGACGGCGAACGCCATGGAAGGCGACCGGGACCTCTGTCTGGAAGCCGGAATGGACGATTACCTTTCCAAGCCGATCAAGCCCAATGTACTGTATGAGGTTCTGGCTGGATTGAAGAAGGAAACGGCTTTGGAGGCGGCTTAA
- a CDS encoding DUF4397 domain-containing protein: protein MQKNTRRAMAGWILAATAALAGCGGSSGTKPSGHIRAVDVATNTVDPSNNNDDGSVLVNGASSTIESHYGVASPYLYVEAGNSSFQGTATTLALPSYSVTTNGATTTTAATAPLTTKNLSDGQVYTAYLIGRRDVANPLNADFSDLDNLHFLNVIVLQDNQAAPPSGDANVRVLVAGPDVPAVDIHVDNSVPSALTNLKYDPAGTATSDVNVPAGAATFSVNATGTSNVIVPTQTLTLVAGKSYTLVVTEPTGAAVTGVTPATPPVVTTYGLALVPN, encoded by the coding sequence ATGCAGAAAAACACACGCCGCGCGATGGCCGGATGGATTCTCGCGGCGACGGCGGCGCTCGCGGGATGCGGCGGCTCCAGCGGAACAAAACCATCGGGGCATATTCGCGCCGTGGATGTCGCGACGAATACCGTGGACCCCTCGAATAACAACGACGACGGCAGCGTTCTGGTCAATGGCGCCAGCAGCACTATCGAATCCCACTACGGCGTCGCATCGCCGTATCTTTATGTGGAAGCAGGCAACTCCAGTTTCCAGGGAACGGCAACGACGCTGGCTCTTCCGTCTTACAGCGTGACCACGAACGGAGCGACGACGACCACCGCCGCCACCGCCCCGCTGACCACGAAGAACCTTTCCGACGGCCAAGTTTATACGGCTTACCTGATCGGTCGCCGAGATGTGGCGAACCCGCTCAACGCCGACTTCTCGGATTTGGATAACCTTCACTTCCTGAACGTCATCGTGCTGCAGGATAACCAGGCGGCGCCGCCGTCCGGCGATGCGAATGTCCGCGTGCTCGTCGCCGGCCCAGACGTACCCGCAGTTGATATCCACGTCGACAATTCCGTTCCCTCGGCGCTGACGAACCTCAAGTACGATCCCGCCGGCACGGCCACCAGCGATGTGAACGTTCCCGCCGGCGCGGCGACCTTCAGCGTCAACGCCACCGGGACCAGCAACGTGATCGTTCCCACCCAAACGCTCACACTCGTTGCCGGCAAATCGTATACGCTCGTCGTCACCGAACCCACCGGCGCGGCCGTGACGGGCGTTACTCCCGCCACCCCGCCCGTTGTGACAACCTACGGCCTGGCGCTGGTTCCGAACTAG
- a CDS encoding FeoA family protein, with the protein MPTTTTSTTDQDNFFAAFNRWRGAREESRRAAIESSYLRFGAPDETGHIAMPLSAMHPGDYGHVISLDGDAAVRQHLQEMGFTAGTQIEFVRSAPLRDPITVLIRGYQLSLRRREADAILVRRCPPAFEGE; encoded by the coding sequence ATGCCGACCACGACGACATCGACGACCGATCAGGATAATTTCTTCGCCGCCTTCAACCGCTGGCGCGGCGCCCGCGAGGAATCGCGGCGCGCGGCCATTGAAAGCAGCTATCTGCGCTTTGGCGCTCCGGATGAGACCGGGCACATTGCGATGCCCCTTTCCGCGATGCACCCTGGCGACTACGGCCACGTCATTTCCCTGGACGGCGACGCCGCCGTGCGCCAGCATCTTCAGGAAATGGGATTCACCGCCGGAACCCAGATCGAGTTTGTCCGCTCCGCGCCGCTGCGCGACCCCATCACGGTGCTGATCCGCGGCTACCAGCTTTCGCTGCGCCGCCGCGAAGCCGACGCCATTTTGGTCCGCCGCTGTCCGCCGGCATTTGAGGGCGAGTAG
- a CDS encoding tetratricopeptide repeat protein, with translation MAPAPNDDISVEPVSGDSSAPSDASSPLSNPDTGSAVEPAAPLSRVAIEQKLTAAGVNLRRGRADEARRDVDEVLAAQPRYAPAHEILGDVEAHLGRYAEACAAYRAALKLEPGRPTAELKLGRTALRATEAMGGFQTLSETRGAPRAGKGVAGFASAVLPGLGQIMRGAYVKGAVMLGVYCLSNFLILCLPETKDMLRDVSGLLAPNHSSGGGAQIGGLFWFLSFVSTIDWLYAVIDVALAKD, from the coding sequence ATGGCGCCCGCGCCTAACGACGACATCAGCGTGGAGCCCGTCTCCGGCGACTCCTCGGCGCCCTCGGACGCCTCGTCCCCTCTCTCAAATCCGGACACAGGTTCGGCGGTCGAACCCGCCGCGCCGCTGTCACGCGTTGCGATCGAGCAAAAGCTGACCGCCGCCGGCGTCAACCTGCGGCGTGGACGCGCCGACGAAGCGCGCCGCGATGTCGACGAGGTTCTGGCGGCTCAGCCCCGCTACGCGCCGGCGCATGAGATTCTGGGCGATGTGGAAGCGCATCTGGGACGGTACGCCGAGGCGTGCGCGGCTTACCGCGCCGCGCTGAAGCTGGAGCCGGGACGACCGACCGCCGAGCTGAAGCTGGGGCGCACGGCCCTGCGCGCCACCGAAGCGATGGGCGGTTTTCAAACCCTGTCCGAAACGCGCGGCGCGCCGCGCGCAGGCAAGGGCGTCGCCGGGTTCGCTTCGGCGGTGCTGCCCGGCCTCGGCCAGATCATGCGGGGCGCTTACGTCAAAGGCGCGGTCATGCTGGGCGTCTACTGCCTGTCGAATTTTCTGATTCTCTGCCTGCCGGAAACCAAGGATATGCTGCGTGATGTCAGCGGCCTTCTCGCGCCCAACCACAGTTCGGGCGGAGGGGCGCAGATCGGCGGTCTGTTCTGGTTTCTCTCGTTTGTCTCAACCATCGATTGGCTTTACGCCGTGATCGATGTGGCGCTCGCAAAAGACTGA
- the rsfS gene encoding ribosome silencing factor yields the protein MKPSTLTSEQKRDIIVAAAEDKKANYMTEIDLRGKTLIADFFIICSGTSNIHIRSISDGVIESMEEHGIRAHRTEGYSEATWIVVDYGDVILHVMSEDERDRYKLEKLWTREVVADSTGATILPISAALPDDEHAGLTLDEDDEDTDEEDGDEDLDGDDEDDQAELTALDSDEEDHKDGARA from the coding sequence TTGAAACCATCCACGCTCACATCCGAGCAGAAGCGGGACATTATTGTCGCCGCCGCCGAAGACAAAAAAGCGAACTATATGACGGAGATCGATCTGCGCGGCAAGACGCTGATCGCCGACTTCTTCATCATCTGTTCGGGAACGTCTAACATCCATATCCGATCCATCTCGGACGGCGTTATCGAATCCATGGAAGAGCATGGCATTCGGGCGCATCGCACGGAAGGCTATTCCGAGGCGACCTGGATCGTCGTCGACTACGGCGATGTGATCCTTCACGTCATGTCCGAAGATGAGCGCGATCGCTATAAGCTTGAGAAACTCTGGACCCGCGAAGTCGTCGCCGACTCCACAGGCGCCACCATTCTGCCTATCTCCGCCGCACTGCCCGATGACGAGCACGCCGGCTTGACGCTTGATGAAGATGACGAAGATACGGACGAAGAAGACGGCGACGAAGATCTGGACGGCGATGACGAAGACGATCAAGCCGAACTGACCGCGCTCGACTCGGACGAAGAGGACCACAAGGATGGCGCCCGCGCCTAA
- a CDS encoding sulfite exporter TauE/SafE family protein, which yields MNPTHAIPWLVFSWGLAGGFTHCIGMCGVFVAAYSGLSSQGSARRFVHPERHVLFHGGRMLSLVTLGAIGGLVGDITHQWAFAQGAISLVAGVLLVGLALGFAGIIPWMRIPEPDVLGAGGGFGRKLFVRVLKSQNVWKPLMIGLFVGLLPCGLTYQALLLGALSQGPAQGALTMALFCLGTIPGLLTLGLFGNAIFGGLLTRPNFRLGMARISSALMAAMGVAFLMRGWSQF from the coding sequence ATGAACCCCACGCACGCCATTCCCTGGCTCGTCTTTTCCTGGGGCCTAGCCGGCGGATTCACCCACTGCATCGGCATGTGCGGCGTCTTTGTCGCCGCTTACTCCGGCCTCTCTTCCCAGGGCTCCGCGCGCCGCTTCGTCCATCCCGAACGCCACGTACTGTTCCACGGTGGGCGCATGCTCTCCCTGGTCACCCTGGGAGCGATCGGCGGTCTCGTTGGCGACATCACGCACCAGTGGGCGTTCGCGCAGGGGGCGATCAGCCTCGTCGCCGGAGTCTTGCTCGTCGGTCTCGCTCTTGGCTTCGCCGGAATTATTCCGTGGATGCGTATCCCCGAACCCGACGTCCTGGGTGCGGGCGGCGGCTTCGGCCGTAAGCTGTTCGTGCGCGTCCTGAAGTCTCAGAACGTATGGAAGCCATTGATGATCGGCCTCTTCGTTGGCCTGCTCCCCTGCGGCCTCACCTACCAAGCCCTGCTGCTCGGCGCGCTTTCCCAGGGCCCCGCCCAGGGCGCGCTCACGATGGCCCTCTTCTGCCTCGGCACCATCCCCGGCCTGCTCACCCTCGGCCTGTTCGGCAACGCCATCTTCGGCGGCCTCCTCACACGCCCAAACTTCCGACTCGGCATGGCCCGCATCTCGTCGGCGCTCATGGCGGCGATGGGCGTCGCCTTTTTAATGCGCGGCTGGAGCCAGTTTTAA
- the feoB gene encoding ferrous iron transport protein B: MSTSPLPAAGSVSDGAAAAPLYALVGNPNCGKTTVFNALTGLRQKVGNYPGVTVEKKEGRVRLPDGGSAALIDLPGLYSLTPRSPDEAIARDVLLGHQSDVAQPNGVIHVLDAANIERNLYLTSQLLELGLPMVVVLTMTDVAARMQHEIDPAVLGKLFGVPIVTVLASEKLGLDALREAIAHLRETPAPAQRIWTLPKPVEDEIDELSLMLQHDAGLGARQSAVEAVSLLMQDKPRPEEIGRWPKSVLDHVQADKANLLAQGVDFSSTLIESRYEWVRKICAQAVKKPGKAVANLTDKLDKILTHKFWGYVIFFGVMSLVFQAIFSWAAVPMDWIAQGVAALSSFITAHMPAGPLQDLIVNGVIAGVGTTVTFLPQILLLFFFIALLEDTGYMARAAFLMDKIMSKVGLHGKSFIPLLSSFACAIPGIMATRTIDDRKSRLVTILVAPLMSCSARIPVYTLMIAAFIPNKRVLGIFTLPGLTMIAMYFLGMVAAFGMAWLFKKTLLRGPSPVFFLEMPPYHKPSARTVIMTMLERAYLFLRRAGTVILTVSIVLWFLTSYPQAAPNTPPQQQMAQSYAGRAGHVIEPLIRPLGFDWRIGVSLVSSFVAREVFVSSMGTIYSVGDKNSDVEQISGSLEKKLRADPYFTPLIAVCVMVFYVLAMQCMSTIAVVKRETNGWTWPLFMTGYMTALAWVTTFIVFQVGMALHWGLR; encoded by the coding sequence ATGTCCACCTCTCCCCTGCCGGCGGCTGGCTCCGTTTCTGACGGAGCCGCCGCCGCGCCTCTTTACGCCTTGGTCGGAAACCCCAATTGCGGCAAGACCACCGTCTTCAACGCCCTCACCGGCCTGCGGCAAAAAGTCGGCAACTATCCCGGAGTCACCGTCGAGAAGAAGGAAGGCCGCGTGCGGCTGCCCGATGGCGGCTCGGCCGCGCTGATCGATCTTCCCGGTCTGTACTCCCTGACGCCGCGCTCTCCCGACGAGGCCATCGCCCGTGACGTCCTGCTGGGACACCAATCGGATGTCGCGCAGCCGAACGGCGTGATCCATGTGCTGGACGCCGCCAATATCGAGCGCAATCTTTATTTGACCTCGCAGCTGCTGGAGCTGGGCCTACCGATGGTGGTCGTGCTGACGATGACCGATGTCGCCGCCCGCATGCAGCATGAGATCGACCCCGCCGTGCTCGGCAAGCTGTTCGGCGTGCCGATCGTCACCGTGCTTGCGTCCGAAAAACTCGGGCTCGACGCCCTGCGTGAAGCCATCGCGCATCTGCGAGAGACTCCCGCGCCCGCGCAGCGCATCTGGACATTACCCAAGCCGGTGGAAGACGAGATCGACGAGCTCTCGCTCATGCTTCAGCATGACGCGGGACTCGGGGCGCGTCAAAGCGCCGTCGAGGCGGTCAGTCTTTTGATGCAGGATAAGCCGCGCCCCGAGGAGATCGGACGCTGGCCGAAATCCGTGCTGGATCACGTCCAGGCCGACAAGGCGAACCTGCTCGCGCAGGGCGTCGACTTCTCCAGCACATTGATCGAGTCGCGCTACGAATGGGTCCGCAAGATCTGCGCGCAGGCCGTCAAAAAGCCGGGCAAAGCGGTCGCAAATCTCACGGACAAGCTTGATAAGATCCTGACGCACAAGTTCTGGGGCTACGTGATCTTCTTCGGCGTGATGTCGCTCGTGTTTCAAGCGATCTTCAGCTGGGCGGCCGTGCCGATGGACTGGATTGCGCAAGGAGTCGCCGCGCTCAGCAGCTTCATTACCGCCCATATGCCGGCGGGGCCATTGCAGGACCTGATCGTCAACGGCGTTATCGCCGGCGTCGGCACCACGGTCACGTTCCTGCCGCAGATCCTGCTGCTGTTCTTCTTTATCGCGCTTCTGGAAGACACGGGATATATGGCGCGCGCCGCGTTTCTCATGGACAAGATCATGTCCAAGGTGGGACTGCACGGCAAGTCGTTCATCCCCCTGCTCTCGTCGTTCGCCTGCGCCATTCCCGGCATCATGGCGACGCGCACGATCGATGATCGTAAGTCGCGCCTTGTCACGATCCTGGTCGCGCCGCTGATGTCATGTTCGGCGCGTATTCCCGTTTACACGCTGATGATCGCCGCGTTCATTCCCAACAAGCGCGTCCTCGGGATCTTCACGCTGCCGGGCTTGACGATGATCGCCATGTACTTCCTGGGCATGGTCGCCGCGTTCGGCATGGCGTGGCTCTTCAAGAAGACGCTGCTGCGCGGGCCGTCGCCCGTCTTCTTTCTGGAGATGCCGCCATACCACAAGCCCAGCGCGCGCACCGTCATTATGACGATGCTAGAGCGCGCCTATCTGTTCCTGCGCCGCGCCGGCACGGTCATTCTCACCGTGAGCATCGTGCTCTGGTTCCTGACGTCGTACCCGCAGGCCGCGCCGAACACGCCTCCGCAGCAGCAAATGGCGCAGTCGTACGCCGGCCGGGCCGGACACGTGATCGAGCCGCTGATCCGGCCGCTGGGCTTCGACTGGCGCATCGGCGTCAGCCTGGTCTCCTCGTTTGTCGCCCGCGAAGTGTTCGTCAGCTCCATGGGTACGATCTATAGTGTCGGCGACAAAAACAGCGACGTCGAGCAGATCTCCGGATCGCTGGAGAAGAAGCTGCGCGCCGACCCGTACTTCACGCCGCTGATCGCGGTCTGCGTGATGGTTTTTTATGTACTGGCGATGCAATGCATGTCCACCATCGCCGTTGTGAAGCGCGAGACCAACGGCTGGACTTGGCCGCTGTTTATGACGGGGTATATGACGGCCCTCGCCTGGGTAACGACGTTTATTGTCTTCCAGGTGGGCATGGCCCTGCATTGGGGACTGCGATAG
- a CDS encoding cation transporter, with protein MIAAAPIDRASDIRLAIRLTYLTLGWMTIEGAASLILGLHSHSLLLEGFGLDSAVELISAGVLLWRLRVEQGGQASESEIESVEHKAAGIMGRLLYFLAAYIVLQSAYGLFVAHARTDTHESVWGIAIGVIAKVGMPILAGYKLKVAARLGSRALRADAMEAITCGYLSVVLIVGLIATRLFGWWWLDSIAALALIPLLIKEGRAALNGGCDCCSGAEE; from the coding sequence ATGATCGCCGCCGCGCCGATCGACCGCGCATCCGATATCCGTCTCGCCATCCGGCTCACATATCTTACGCTGGGCTGGATGACGATCGAAGGCGCGGCCTCCCTGATCCTGGGCCTGCATTCGCATAGTCTGCTGCTGGAGGGCTTCGGCCTGGACAGCGCCGTTGAGCTGATCAGCGCCGGCGTTCTCCTCTGGCGCCTGCGCGTCGAGCAGGGGGGCCAAGCGAGCGAATCTGAAATCGAATCGGTCGAGCACAAAGCCGCCGGAATCATGGGCCGGCTTCTTTACTTTCTCGCCGCCTATATCGTACTCCAATCGGCCTACGGCCTCTTTGTCGCGCACGCCCGCACGGACACGCATGAAAGCGTCTGGGGCATCGCGATCGGCGTGATCGCCAAAGTGGGTATGCCGATCCTGGCGGGGTATAAACTCAAAGTGGCCGCGCGCCTGGGATCGCGCGCGCTGCGGGCGGACGCCATGGAGGCGATCACCTGCGGCTACCTCAGCGTCGTGCTGATCGTCGGCCTCATCGCCACCCGCCTTTTCGGCTGGTGGTGGCTCGACAGTATCGCAGCCCTGGCGCTGATTCCGCTGCTGATCAAAGAAGGACGCGCCGCACTGAACGGCGGATGTGACTGCTGTTCCGGCGCTGAGGAGTAA